The following is a genomic window from Sporosarcina jeotgali.
GTCAAACGTACAATTGACCTGCCGATTATCTTCTTGTCAGCTAAAGGCGATGAACTGGATAAAATCAAAGGGCTCAAGCATGGTGATGATTACATTGTAAAGCCGTTTCTACCGGGAGAACTGCTTGCACGGGTGGCTTCTGTTTTACGGAGATCGTACCAGCGAAAAGAGCTGCATAGTGCACTGACATTCGGTCCGCTTGAAATTGATAAAGAAGCTCACCGCGCAACGCTGAATGGCAAAGCACTGTCGCTGACATTAAAAGAATTCGGTATTCTTTACGTCCTGGCAAAGCATTCAGGGAGAGTCTACTCACGTGATGAATTGCTCCAAATTGTATGGGGGGACGATCATGACAGCAGTGTCCGCACAGTGGATACACACATTAAGACATTGCGTTTGAAGTTAGGCGATGAAGGACAAAAAATAGAAACTGTCTGGGGTATCGGCTACAAGTTCGAGGTTTGAGTCCATGAAGCTGACATTAAGTAAAAAAATCTTATCCCTGTTTTTCTTAAGCCTTGCCTTCACGATTCTGTTTTCGTTTTTCTTCATTCACTTTTTGTATTCAAAGCTGTATTTGGAGAGCATAGAAGAATCCATCGTCTATCAAGGTAAACGAACAGCTGCCCATTATCATTTTGGAGAATTAAGCGATGATATCATCGAAAAAATCCAATGGTATAACGTTGTATCAGAATACGAAATTGTCGTTGTGGATCAGCTGGACGACTTATCTTCTTACTTCCCTTACCAAGTTAACTACGAAAGTCTAGTGGATAGTTCAGATCGAAAAGTTCTTGAAAAAGGTTCATACGTTGTAAAAAAAGGATATGTAGAAGAATTCAATCGCGAAATTTTAGGAGCCATTTTTCCCATTCGCGGAAAGGACTCGTTAATCGGATTTATTTACATCTATGTGCCGCTTGCTGCGATCCAAGATGTATTTAAAGAAAGTATTCCATTGCTGATTGCAGCCGGAGCAGGCTTTTTCATCATTCTATTCTTACTGATCAATCGGGTCTGGAGCACCCTATTCAGTCCTCTGCGGCAATTAGAAGGACTCGCTGCCAACATCTCTCGCGGAGATTATTCAGGCAGAGTGAAAGCTGAACGTCCCGATGAAATCGGACAGCTGGCCCGTGCTTTTAATACAATGAGTTCTTCCTTGGAAGCCCAGGAGGAACGGAAACGGGAATTCACAAGCAACTTAGCACACGAAATGAGAACGCCGCTTACGTACATTAGCGGGTATACACATGCATTAAAACAAAGTACAGTTTCGAAAATTCCTAATCCAAATTCGGAGAACTACCTGAATACGATTGAAAAAGAAACTGCGCGACTTAGTAAATTAATCAACGATTTAACAGACTTAAATCATCTCCAAGAAGGGCTGTTCACTGTCGAAACCCAGCCAATCGTTGTTGCGCAAGTGTTGGTCGATACAGTTGAATTGTTCCGGATCCATTTAGCTGACCGCTCCATCAAACTAAAGCTCGACATTGAAGAGGACTTGATCATCTTGGGTGATACGGACCGAATTCAACAAGTGTTTTACAATACAATCGATAATGCAGTGAAATATGTATCTGAAGGCGGAACGATTCAAATCCGATTGCATGAGCGCAGCAAAGCAGTTCGATATGAAGTTCAAAACGAAGGACTTACCATTTCTAAAGAAGATTTAAGCCGTATGGGAGAACGATTCTTCCGCACGGACAAAGCGAGAACTCGGACTACTGGCGGTACCGGTCTCGGACTGTCGATTGTAAAAGAAATCATCCGGCTGCACCACGGGACATTTGCAATGGATAGTGACCCTTTAACTGGTACGACTGTAACCATTGATTTACCACTGTTTACTGAAGAGGAGGAGGCAACATGAAAGCAGTCCGCATCGTCCCTATTATGATTGTAATTGCCTTTTTGCTGTCTGCCTGCTCTTCAGCTAACGCGCCAGTAAGAGAAATTTCTTCTTTTACATTTATTGATCAGGATGGAGAAGCATTCGGTTACAATCAATTGGAAGATACCGTTTGGATCGCTGATTTCATCTTCACGAATTGTGAAACGGTCTGTCCTCCAATGACATCAGAAATGGCAGCATTGCAAAAAGAATTTAAGAAACACGATTTAGATGTTCAATTCGTTTCATTCACTGCGGATCCTGCAGTCGATTCGCCAGAAACTTTGAAAG
Proteins encoded in this region:
- a CDS encoding sensor histidine kinase, yielding MKLTLSKKILSLFFLSLAFTILFSFFFIHFLYSKLYLESIEESIVYQGKRTAAHYHFGELSDDIIEKIQWYNVVSEYEIVVVDQLDDLSSYFPYQVNYESLVDSSDRKVLEKGSYVVKKGYVEEFNREILGAIFPIRGKDSLIGFIYIYVPLAAIQDVFKESIPLLIAAGAGFFIILFLLINRVWSTLFSPLRQLEGLAANISRGDYSGRVKAERPDEIGQLARAFNTMSSSLEAQEERKREFTSNLAHEMRTPLTYISGYTHALKQSTVSKIPNPNSENYLNTIEKETARLSKLINDLTDLNHLQEGLFTVETQPIVVAQVLVDTVELFRIHLADRSIKLKLDIEEDLIILGDTDRIQQVFYNTIDNAVKYVSEGGTIQIRLHERSKAVRYEVQNEGLTISKEDLSRMGERFFRTDKARTRTTGGTGLGLSIVKEIIRLHHGTFAMDSDPLTGTTVTIDLPLFTEEEEAT
- a CDS encoding response regulator transcription factor yields the protein MMSYTIMVIDDEAEMRKLIRTFLEGDGYRVVEATDGVHALSILHEVRVDLCLADVMMPYMDGFLFAQEVKRTIDLPIIFLSAKGDELDKIKGLKHGDDYIVKPFLPGELLARVASVLRRSYQRKELHSALTFGPLEIDKEAHRATLNGKALSLTLKEFGILYVLAKHSGRVYSRDELLQIVWGDDHDSSVRTVDTHIKTLRLKLGDEGQKIETVWGIGYKFEV
- a CDS encoding SCO family protein; the protein is MKAVRIVPIMIVIAFLLSACSSANAPVREISSFTFIDQDGEAFGYNQLEDTVWIADFIFTNCETVCPPMTSEMAALQKEFKKHDLDVQFVSFTADPAVDSPETLKAYSSQYTEDDGNWHFLTGYSAQEITTFARENFQTIIQKPETSDQVIHGTNFYLIAKGGKLVSEFNYVDEDYVHDLLKTVKDYTK